The following coding sequences lie in one Candidatus Planktophila sulfonica genomic window:
- a CDS encoding sensor histidine kinase gives MNSPFRTWSLRSRLSLGIVLLTALGFVAASFATQSLLKGYLLSQVDEQLVVIAEAAVPRIERGGIANDDDGDEEDRRPGRGLGRGLGAPAPLSQIPTSTSITVLGPDGVVLGGLGGNLGGASITSYLAGLLPEEVAVHGDEAFTIAAPGPDFRVIARPLTSPAGTFVAAQNLGDLERTLARLSFLFGLIGLVLLLMIAAASRAVIKIGLRPLEDAEKTAEEIAAGNYSARMPETDPGTEVGRLVTSLNSMLSRIEKSFSIQTESENKLRRFVADASHELRTPITAIRGFSELHRQGAVTGEKETAELIARIENESKRMGSLVEDLLLLARLDQAREMESKPVDINKVVEDAVISARAAGPDHPVEFISKSDEIFTLGDEVRIHQVVANLLANARAHTPTGTPIAVSVATTDVGVEVSVADKGPGLSAEDQKRIFERFYRADSSRVRTGADGSGLGLSIVDAVMRAHGGSVSVQSTPGEGATFTLLFPRRAE, from the coding sequence ATGAATTCGCCATTTCGCACCTGGAGCTTACGTAGCAGACTCTCCCTTGGAATTGTTCTGCTCACAGCGCTGGGCTTTGTAGCTGCCAGCTTTGCTACACAATCACTTCTTAAGGGTTACTTGCTCTCACAAGTTGATGAACAACTCGTTGTTATTGCAGAAGCCGCTGTTCCTCGTATTGAACGCGGCGGTATTGCTAACGATGATGATGGCGATGAAGAAGATAGACGTCCTGGTCGCGGTTTAGGTCGTGGACTTGGTGCACCAGCACCACTTTCACAAATACCAACATCTACATCCATCACGGTTCTTGGCCCTGATGGCGTTGTTCTGGGTGGTTTAGGTGGCAATTTAGGCGGCGCATCCATTACTTCATATCTTGCAGGTCTACTGCCTGAAGAGGTTGCAGTACATGGCGATGAAGCATTCACGATCGCAGCTCCTGGTCCTGACTTCAGAGTTATTGCACGTCCACTCACATCTCCTGCTGGAACATTTGTCGCTGCACAAAATCTTGGCGATTTAGAACGAACACTTGCGCGACTCTCATTCTTATTCGGACTTATTGGTTTGGTACTTCTTCTCATGATTGCCGCAGCTTCTCGCGCAGTCATCAAAATTGGTCTTCGCCCATTAGAAGACGCTGAAAAGACAGCCGAAGAGATTGCAGCAGGTAACTACTCAGCGCGTATGCCAGAAACAGATCCTGGAACTGAAGTGGGTCGCCTCGTAACATCATTGAACTCAATGCTTTCGCGCATTGAAAAGTCTTTCTCTATTCAGACTGAGAGCGAAAACAAGCTGCGTCGCTTTGTGGCTGATGCATCTCATGAACTTCGCACTCCGATTACTGCAATCCGCGGTTTCTCTGAACTTCATCGCCAAGGCGCTGTCACTGGCGAGAAAGAGACCGCCGAACTCATTGCTCGTATTGAAAATGAATCCAAGCGTATGGGTTCATTGGTAGAAGATTTACTTCTCCTTGCCCGCCTTGATCAAGCACGCGAAATGGAATCAAAGCCTGTAGATATCAATAAAGTTGTTGAAGATGCTGTTATCTCGGCACGCGCTGCCGGGCCTGATCATCCCGTTGAATTCATTTCCAAGAGCGATGAAATCTTCACGCTGGGCGATGAAGTGCGCATTCATCAAGTCGTTGCAAATCTTCTTGCCAACGCACGAGCACATACGCCAACTGGTACTCCGATAGCTGTGTCAGTTGCTACGACAGATGTGGGCGTTGAAGTTTCAGTTGCAGATAAGGGTCCTGGCTTAAGTGCTGAAGATCAGAAGCGAATCTTTGAACGTTTCTATCGCGCAGATTCATCGCGAGTTCGTACCGGCGCAGATGGCAGTGGACTTGGTCTTTCGATTGTTGATGCAGTGATGCGCGCCCATGGAGGCTCTGTTTCTGTGCAATCTACGCCTGGAGAAGGCGCAACCTTTACTTTGTTATTCCCCCGCCGGGCCGAGTGA
- a CDS encoding M48 family metallopeptidase: MADNNFRALQSANKGKTYFLLASMGVLTWLVAYAAMTYFGVGTASTMVPMAVGFALIGVWGSYYGSDKLVLTMTGAKLITREDAPELFNVIEEVVIASGLPMPKVAIVEDSAPNAFATGRNPEHALIAFTTRILEVMDRDELQGVIAHEMSHVANRDTLVSAVAATTAGAIAILSDFLTRMMWFGGGRDRDRGGNSNPLALVFSLVILILAPLAAMLLKSAISRKREALADATAVSFTRNPAGLRKALEVLAADSTVVRQKSNAVAHIWIESPLDGQTVSKLFSTHPPIQERIATLKAMESLGPAGE, encoded by the coding sequence ATGGCTGATAACAACTTCCGCGCACTTCAATCTGCCAATAAGGGAAAGACTTATTTCCTTCTGGCATCGATGGGTGTTCTGACATGGCTCGTTGCATATGCAGCGATGACATATTTCGGAGTCGGCACCGCTTCAACAATGGTGCCGATGGCAGTTGGTTTCGCACTTATCGGTGTGTGGGGTTCGTATTACGGCTCTGACAAATTAGTTCTCACCATGACAGGTGCAAAGCTGATTACGCGTGAAGATGCCCCCGAACTCTTTAACGTTATTGAAGAAGTTGTTATCGCAAGTGGCCTGCCAATGCCGAAGGTTGCCATCGTTGAAGATAGCGCGCCAAACGCATTTGCAACGGGACGTAACCCTGAGCATGCACTGATTGCATTTACCACTCGCATTCTCGAAGTTATGGACCGCGACGAACTTCAAGGCGTCATCGCTCACGAGATGTCACACGTGGCAAACCGTGACACCTTGGTTTCAGCCGTAGCTGCAACAACAGCAGGTGCCATCGCAATCTTGAGCGATTTCCTTACTCGTATGATGTGGTTCGGTGGCGGACGCGATCGTGATCGCGGAGGCAACTCAAACCCATTGGCACTTGTCTTCTCGCTCGTTATCTTGATTCTCGCGCCACTTGCTGCGATGTTATTGAAATCTGCAATCTCACGTAAGCGTGAAGCTTTGGCAGATGCCACCGCAGTTTCATTTACGCGTAACCCTGCAGGACTTCGCAAAGCACTTGAAGTTCTTGCTGCGGATTCAACTGTGGTGCGCCAGAAATCAAATGCAGTTGCGCATATCTGGATTGAATCACCACTCGATGGACAAACTGTCTCTAAATTATTTAGTACTCATCCACCGATTCAAGAACGTATCGCCACTTTGAAGGCGATGGAATCACTCGGCCCGGCGGGGGAATAA
- a CDS encoding LemA family protein: MELIIIGVLVLLVIFGVAQYNRLIRLNITVDEAFAQIEVQLKRRADLIPNLVETVKGYAKHEQGTFDAVVAARAKSTSASTVADVAAADGALTNALRGLLAVAEAYPDLKASSNFLSLQEELSTTENKVSFARQFYNDNVRSLNTAVKTVPTNFFAGFAKVTARDFYEVENAADRNVPNVKF, translated from the coding sequence ATGGAACTCATCATTATCGGTGTACTCGTACTTCTCGTTATCTTTGGCGTTGCTCAATACAACCGCCTTATCCGACTTAACATCACAGTCGATGAAGCATTCGCGCAGATTGAGGTTCAACTCAAGCGCCGTGCAGATCTAATCCCAAACCTCGTTGAAACAGTTAAGGGATATGCCAAGCACGAACAAGGAACTTTTGATGCAGTTGTCGCCGCTCGCGCGAAGTCAACAAGTGCCTCAACAGTTGCCGATGTTGCAGCAGCAGATGGCGCACTGACTAACGCACTTCGCGGATTGCTCGCAGTTGCCGAGGCTTACCCAGATCTCAAGGCATCAAGTAACTTCTTATCTCTACAAGAAGAACTTTCTACCACTGAGAATAAAGTTTCATTTGCGCGCCAGTTCTATAACGACAATGTGCGCTCGCTCAATACAGCGGTAAAGACAGTGCCTACCAACTTCTTTGCAGGCTTTGCAAAGGTAACAGCTCGCGACTTCTACGAAGTTGAAAACGCTGCAGATCGTAACGTTCCAAACGTTAAGTTCTAA
- the dcd gene encoding dCTP deaminase → MLLSDRDIRSEITNGRVAVEPFEEAMIQPSSVDVRLDKFFRVFENHKYSVIDPSIEQSELTREVIAEEGEAFILHPGEFVLASTYEVITLPDDIAGRLEGKSSLGRLGLLTHSTAGFIDPGFSGHITLELSNVANLPVKLFPGMKIGQLCLIKLSSPAEHPYGSAIYASRYQGQRGPTPSRSFMNFHQSKIK, encoded by the coding sequence GTGCTACTCAGTGATCGCGATATTCGCTCAGAAATAACCAATGGCCGCGTTGCCGTCGAACCTTTTGAAGAGGCGATGATCCAACCTTCTTCGGTTGATGTCCGCCTCGATAAGTTCTTCCGCGTCTTTGAGAACCACAAGTACTCAGTCATCGATCCATCGATCGAACAATCTGAGCTCACCCGCGAAGTTATTGCCGAAGAAGGCGAAGCATTTATCTTGCACCCAGGCGAATTCGTTCTTGCATCTACCTATGAGGTCATCACACTTCCCGATGACATCGCAGGTCGCCTCGAAGGAAAGTCTTCACTCGGACGCCTTGGCTTGCTCACCCACTCAACAGCGGGCTTTATCGATCCAGGATTCTCAGGCCACATCACGCTTGAACTTTCCAACGTTGCCAACCTGCCAGTGAAGTTATTCCCAGGCATGAAAATCGGTCAGCTCTGTCTGATTAAACTCTCATCACCTGCTGAACACCCATACGGCTCAGCAATCTACGCATCACGCTACCAAGGACAGCGCGGACCAACTCCAAGCCGCTCCTTCATGAATTTCCACCAGAGCAAGATCAAGTAA
- a CDS encoding acyl-CoA dehydrogenase — translation MSHYNANLRDIEFCLFDLLGREKVLGKSIYSDLDRDTAMGMLEEMKRLCENDLAASFVEGDRIGAELDKATGNVTLPESFKKSYKAYVDGEWWRLDAPVDLGGMKIPASVRWAIAEMVLGSNPAIHIYASGYAFAQVAHVLGTDVQKKMAKHMVERHWGATMQLTEPDAGSDVGAGRTKAVEQPDGTWHITGNKRYITSGDADFYENVMHFVLARREGGGPGTKGLSLFLIPKFIFDFETGDLGKRNGVYVTGLEDKMGLNVSATCEVNLGEKEPAVGYLLGDVHQGIAQMFKIIEFARMMVGTKAIATLSAGYQQALAYAKTRVQGGDMKVMNDKASPRVTIIKHPDVRRSLMVQKAYSEGMRALVLYTASIQDEIELAREAGDTDKLEDMEKLNDLLLPVVKGFGSEKSWTLLGTESLQTFGGAGFTRDWPLEQYVRDAKIDTLYEGTTAIQGLDFFFRKVVKDGGRSLGLLGKEIQAFAESGGAHAEEKQALLKALGDLNGIIGVLVGHAMASQENPAEIYKVGLSTSRALMAVGDVIITWLLLRQADIAAEKLAAGAGKDADFYTGKIASAKFFVATVLPHITADRKIVEGTDSSIMEIPESAF, via the coding sequence ATGAGCCATTACAACGCCAATCTCCGCGACATCGAATTCTGCCTCTTCGACCTTCTTGGTCGCGAAAAGGTGCTGGGTAAATCCATCTACTCCGACCTCGATCGCGATACTGCGATGGGAATGCTTGAAGAGATGAAGCGTCTCTGTGAAAACGATCTTGCGGCATCTTTCGTTGAAGGCGATCGCATCGGCGCTGAACTTGATAAAGCAACGGGCAATGTCACTCTTCCGGAAAGTTTTAAGAAATCTTATAAAGCTTATGTCGATGGCGAGTGGTGGCGTCTTGATGCACCAGTTGATTTAGGCGGAATGAAGATTCCAGCATCTGTTCGTTGGGCGATTGCAGAAATGGTTTTGGGATCAAACCCTGCAATTCACATCTACGCATCTGGTTATGCATTTGCCCAAGTTGCACATGTGTTAGGAACAGATGTCCAGAAGAAGATGGCAAAGCACATGGTTGAACGCCACTGGGGTGCAACGATGCAGTTAACAGAGCCTGATGCAGGTTCTGATGTTGGCGCCGGTCGTACTAAAGCTGTTGAACAACCAGATGGCACATGGCATATCACCGGTAACAAGCGCTACATCACTTCAGGAGATGCTGACTTCTACGAGAACGTCATGCACTTTGTACTTGCACGCCGCGAAGGTGGCGGACCAGGAACGAAGGGTCTCTCACTCTTCTTGATTCCAAAATTTATCTTTGATTTTGAAACTGGCGATCTTGGTAAGCGTAACGGCGTCTATGTCACAGGTCTCGAAGATAAAATGGGTCTTAACGTATCTGCTACTTGCGAAGTAAATCTTGGTGAGAAAGAACCTGCTGTTGGTTACTTACTCGGTGATGTTCACCAAGGTATCGCGCAGATGTTTAAGATTATTGAATTCGCTCGCATGATGGTTGGTACCAAGGCGATTGCAACACTTTCTGCTGGCTACCAACAAGCACTTGCCTACGCCAAGACTCGCGTTCAGGGCGGCGATATGAAGGTAATGAACGATAAGGCCAGCCCTCGCGTCACCATTATTAAGCACCCAGATGTGCGTCGTTCGCTGATGGTGCAGAAGGCTTACTCCGAAGGTATGCGCGCACTTGTCTTGTACACCGCATCAATTCAAGATGAGATTGAACTTGCTCGCGAAGCAGGAGATACTGACAAGCTTGAAGATATGGAGAAGCTCAACGATCTTCTTCTTCCAGTTGTTAAGGGCTTCGGTTCAGAAAAGTCTTGGACACTTCTCGGCACTGAATCTCTTCAAACATTTGGTGGAGCTGGCTTCACACGTGATTGGCCACTCGAACAATATGTTCGCGATGCCAAGATCGACACCTTGTATGAAGGCACAACTGCAATTCAAGGTCTTGATTTCTTCTTCCGTAAAGTTGTTAAAGATGGCGGACGTTCACTCGGTCTACTCGGTAAAGAGATTCAAGCTTTCGCTGAATCTGGTGGTGCGCATGCAGAAGAGAAGCAAGCACTTCTTAAGGCGCTCGGTGATCTCAATGGAATTATTGGCGTTCTTGTCGGTCATGCAATGGCTTCCCAAGAAAATCCAGCAGAGATTTATAAAGTTGGCCTCAGTACTTCACGTGCGCTGATGGCTGTTGGCGATGTCATCATTACCTGGTTGCTACTTCGCCAGGCAGATATCGCTGCGGAAAAGCTTGCAGCAGGTGCTGGCAAAGATGCTGATTTCTATACAGGAAAGATTGCATCAGCAAAGTTCTTTGTTGCCACAGTTCTGCCTCACATCACCGCAGATCGCAAGATTGTTGAAGGAACTGACTCATCAATCATGGAGATTCCAGAGTCTGCTTTCTAA
- a CDS encoding EamA family transporter, producing MLSKHRGEFLLILGAFFFSLSGIVVTVVMKHLPALRLAEVRSVSAVVILGTYVLLTRPEIIKVQKSEIPRLALYGVVGFAFVNFGYLLGIERGVPLGLVLIIEFTASIWIALWIKLVRKGHVSNEMWLAVILSLTGLILVAKVWQGFKFDLIGITAATLCAFCLAAYFLMSERIGKKREPIATLIFGMGFASAFWLIVLPPWTFPFEVFSTQMDLGGIAKGTMLPGWLLIGAAAIFGTVVPYMLVLSGMKYLSASTSSVIGMLEPVIAGAFAWIWFAQSWDAIQLAGAAIVLVGIYLADRAKTAAS from the coding sequence ATGCTTTCAAAACATCGCGGTGAGTTTTTACTTATTCTGGGAGCTTTCTTCTTCTCGCTCTCCGGGATCGTTGTCACCGTTGTGATGAAACACTTGCCGGCACTGCGTCTTGCTGAAGTTCGTTCGGTATCGGCAGTCGTGATTCTCGGTACCTACGTTCTTCTTACTCGCCCTGAAATCATCAAGGTGCAGAAATCTGAAATCCCTCGCCTTGCCCTCTATGGCGTAGTCGGCTTTGCCTTCGTGAACTTCGGCTATTTATTGGGCATAGAGCGAGGAGTACCGCTGGGCCTCGTCCTTATTATCGAATTTACCGCCTCAATCTGGATAGCTCTCTGGATCAAGCTGGTCCGCAAGGGCCACGTTTCTAATGAGATGTGGCTCGCTGTCATTCTCTCGCTGACCGGACTGATTCTCGTTGCAAAGGTCTGGCAAGGTTTTAAATTCGACCTAATCGGAATTACAGCTGCAACGTTATGCGCATTCTGTCTAGCGGCTTACTTCTTGATGAGTGAGCGAATTGGAAAGAAGCGTGAACCGATTGCAACACTGATCTTCGGAATGGGTTTTGCATCTGCCTTCTGGTTAATCGTTCTTCCACCTTGGACTTTTCCCTTCGAAGTATTTTCAACGCAGATGGATCTCGGTGGAATCGCTAAGGGCACGATGCTTCCTGGTTGGTTATTGATTGGTGCAGCGGCAATCTTTGGAACAGTTGTTCCTTACATGTTGGTTCTCTCTGGAATGAAATACTTAAGCGCATCGACAAGTAGCGTTATTGGAATGCTTGAACCAGTTATCGCTGGCGCATTTGCCTGGATCTGGTTTGCACAGAGCTGGGATGCGATTCAATTGGCGGGCGCAGCAATTGTGCTGGTTGGAATTTATCTAGCTGATCGCGCAAAGACTGCGGCGAGTTAA
- the dnaB gene encoding replicative DNA helicase: MSIAELPNNSRGAATYNTVGAEYERTPPQDLQAEQSVLGGMLLSKDAIADVVEVLRERDFYRPAHELIYDAILDLYGRGEPADAVTVAAELTKRGEIARAGGAPYLHTLISSVPTAANAGYYAKIVLEHAIMRRLVEAGTKIVQLGYDQNGEVDDAVDAAQAEVYAVTERRSSEDYVQLNTLLPAALDEIEAISKGIGIEGVKTGFRDLDALTHGLHPGNMIIVAARPAVGKSTLGLDIARHAAIHDNQAAVIFSLEMSKSEITMRMLSAEARVGLNNIRSGQLSDDEWAKLARRMGEISDAPLFIDDSPNLSMMEIRAKARRLKQRHDLKLIVIDYLQLMSSGKRVENRQQEVSEFSRHLKLMAKELNVPVIAISQLNRGPEQRTDKRPMLSDLRESGSIEQDADVVILLHRDDMYDSQNRSGEADFIVAKHRNGPTRTITVSAQLHFARFFDMAPNVGAGRDFTQSAGPSDIQPSAPGDGGWNE, encoded by the coding sequence ATGAGCATTGCAGAACTACCTAATAACTCTAGAGGCGCAGCTACCTACAACACTGTCGGCGCCGAATACGAACGCACACCTCCACAAGATCTTCAAGCAGAACAATCTGTTCTCGGTGGAATGTTGTTATCTAAAGATGCAATCGCTGATGTTGTTGAAGTACTTCGCGAACGCGATTTCTATCGCCCTGCACATGAACTTATCTACGATGCAATTCTTGATCTTTACGGACGCGGTGAACCAGCTGATGCTGTCACCGTTGCTGCCGAACTTACAAAGCGCGGAGAAATCGCACGTGCAGGTGGCGCACCATATCTACACACTTTGATCTCATCTGTGCCAACAGCTGCTAACGCTGGTTACTACGCAAAGATTGTTCTAGAACATGCAATTATGCGCCGCCTTGTTGAAGCTGGAACAAAGATTGTTCAACTTGGTTACGATCAAAATGGTGAAGTCGATGATGCCGTTGATGCTGCGCAGGCAGAAGTTTATGCAGTTACTGAACGCCGCTCTTCTGAAGATTATGTACAACTCAATACATTGTTGCCAGCAGCTCTCGACGAAATCGAAGCAATCTCTAAGGGCATTGGTATCGAAGGTGTTAAGACAGGTTTCCGCGATCTCGATGCGCTGACACATGGTCTACACCCAGGCAACATGATTATCGTTGCTGCGCGTCCTGCAGTTGGTAAGTCAACGCTCGGTCTTGATATTGCGCGCCATGCTGCGATTCACGATAACCAAGCGGCAGTGATCTTCTCTCTCGAAATGTCGAAATCTGAAATCACAATGCGTATGTTGTCTGCCGAAGCGCGAGTTGGTCTTAACAATATTCGTTCCGGACAACTCAGCGATGATGAATGGGCAAAGCTTGCTCGTCGTATGGGTGAAATCTCTGATGCACCACTCTTCATCGATGATTCACCGAACCTTTCGATGATGGAGATCCGCGCAAAGGCGCGTCGCCTTAAGCAGCGCCATGACCTCAAACTCATTGTTATCGACTACTTGCAGCTGATGTCATCAGGCAAGCGCGTAGAAAACCGTCAGCAAGAAGTCTCTGAATTCTCACGTCACCTCAAGCTGATGGCAAAAGAACTTAACGTTCCTGTTATTGCAATCTCACAGCTCAACCGTGGCCCTGAACAACGTACAGATAAGCGCCCAATGTTGTCTGACCTTCGTGAATCTGGTTCTATCGAACAAGATGCTGACGTTGTTATCTTGTTGCACCGCGATGATATGTACGATTCACAGAACCGTTCGGGCGAAGCAGATTTCATCGTTGCAAAGCACCGTAACGGACCAACTCGCACAATTACAGTTTCAGCCCAACTTCACTTTGCGCGCTTCTTCGATATGGCGCCAAATGTTGGAGCAGGCCGCGACTTCACGCAATCTGCTGGTCCATCAGATATTCAGCCATCAGCACCTGGTGATGGCGGTTGGAACGAGTAA
- a CDS encoding magnesium and cobalt transport protein CorA: protein MIVDYALYQNGKRHTEPSNLPALIQKAKSEGGFVWLGLAEPTQNEFEKVVGDFGFHPLAIEDAVMAHQRPKFEEYPGVQALVVKTAFYEEKGSQISTGELFCFIGDHFIVVVRHGNGAPLVNTRHALESNSEQLAKGPYAVLHAILDHVIDCYIDISIELEADVLQVEQKVFGDTRESASQEIYLLKREVIEFRHAIEPLLSPLQQISSIGARNIPSELTPFFRDTLDHLSRASDAASGLDALLTSALQAEIAQVQLQQNEDMRKITSYVALASVPTMVAGIYGMNFDVMPELRWKFGYPLVVGSLVLVTAFLYRKFKKSGWL, encoded by the coding sequence ATGATCGTTGATTACGCGCTCTACCAAAATGGAAAGCGCCACACAGAGCCTTCCAATCTCCCCGCTCTTATTCAGAAAGCAAAGAGTGAAGGTGGATTTGTTTGGTTAGGCCTTGCAGAACCAACACAGAATGAATTTGAAAAAGTCGTTGGTGATTTTGGATTTCATCCACTCGCAATTGAAGACGCGGTTATGGCGCATCAGCGCCCTAAGTTTGAAGAGTATCCCGGTGTGCAAGCGCTCGTTGTAAAGACAGCTTTCTATGAAGAGAAAGGCAGCCAGATTTCAACTGGCGAACTCTTCTGTTTTATTGGAGATCACTTCATCGTTGTTGTCCGCCATGGAAATGGTGCGCCACTTGTTAACACCCGCCATGCACTTGAATCTAACTCGGAACAGCTAGCTAAGGGTCCATATGCGGTTCTGCATGCAATTCTCGACCATGTAATCGACTGTTACATCGATATCTCCATCGAATTAGAAGCAGATGTTCTACAAGTTGAACAGAAAGTTTTTGGCGATACTCGAGAGAGTGCCTCGCAAGAGATTTATCTCTTGAAGCGCGAAGTTATCGAGTTCCGTCATGCAATTGAGCCACTTCTATCTCCGCTTCAACAGATCTCAAGTATCGGCGCACGAAACATTCCTTCAGAACTCACGCCGTTCTTTAGAGATACCCTCGATCATCTTTCCCGTGCATCCGATGCAGCCTCTGGGCTCGATGCACTGCTGACTTCAGCGTTGCAAGCAGAGATTGCACAAGTACAGCTACAACAGAATGAAGATATGCGAAAGATAACTTCATATGTTGCTTTGGCTTCTGTGCCCACTATGGTCGCTGGTATCTACGGCATGAACTTCGATGTAATGCCTGAATTACGCTGGAAATTTGGTTATCCACTAGTCGTTGGTTCACTCGTTCTTGTGACAGCGTTTCTCTACCGCAAATTTAAGAAATCCGGTTGGTTGTAA